The sequence AAACCAATTGCTTCGAATGCTTGATCGAGTTTTGGCTTGTAGGCCGGCAGGAATGGCCAAGAATAGTAGATTAGTAATTACTGCGCTTAATTTGATTATCAAAGAGAGCTTTGGGTTGTATGTTGAGATTTGTGATGCTTTGGGGGTTTTGTTGGATCATTTTAAAGAAATGGAATACGTTGATTGTCTTAGGGCTTTTGATGTTTGTGCTAATGCGGCAAAGAATATTAATGATCTTGTAGAATTTTATGGTTGGTGTAAGGATGTGGGGATTGCACGGTCTTCTGAATATCCAGAGGTTCAGATGATAACTCACAACCTTTTGATCACACTTGGGGGCTTCCTAAAGGAGATGTCAAGAAGGCCTAAGGATTTCGATGAAATGAGAACAGAGGAGGAAATGAAACCGCTACCAGTTAACGAGTCTGGATACGACATGAATGAGATAAAGGCTCTTCCTCTGCTAGAGAATTGTGCTCCTGTTCCGCAATCGATTTTGCGAACTCAATCGCCAAAGGAAGATTTGGTGAACTTGAGAGAGGATGGAGTATCAGCTGATGAGCAAGGGAACAAATTGGCCTTGGCTCTTTTCTCTGGACCCCCAATTACGAATCCTAATGGTTCATGGGAAACTTTCTCATCAAACCATGAGCCTGAAGTGAGTTCAGCGTGGCAGACGCCAGCTGCTGAGTTTGGCAAACCAGATTGGGAATTGACGTTGGTTGAAACTGCTAGCCATCTGTCTAAGCAGAAGCCTGATATGGGAGGTTGTTTTGATCCACTGCTATTAAATGGAATGTACGACCAAGAGACGGTTAGGCGACATGTCAATGCCGTGCAATTTGGGGGGAGTTCGAGTAGTGTGGCAGTGGCATTGCAAGGCCAAGGCAATGCTGCTGCACAAGTTCTGGCACTTCCAGCACCAGATGGAACAGCTGAACCGATCGGGTATCGGGACCCTTTCGCTGCATCGCTTACGGTTCCACCTCCTTCGTATGTGCAGATAGCTGAAATGGAGAAGAAGCAGGAGTTGCTAACGCAGGAGCAGCTTCTATGGAAGCAGTATGGCAGAGATGGAATGCAGGGCCAAGGTGGTTTGGGAAAACTTGGTGGTGGCTCAGCCTATGTTGACTTAAATCCTCAGCAAATCATGCCCCATGGCTCAGCATACTACTATGCTTCATTTTGacttggttttcattttgagaaTAAGCTCCATAGTTACTATAAGCAGCAAAGATAATAGAGAAAAGCcgattgtatatatttttaatattttcagcAGGTTGTCCTTTTGTTTTCCGGTCTTTGTATTTGCTTGCTTGCATGAATGGAGTAAGAAGGCTAGATCCTTTGATAACatttttgttttgtaaaaaaaaattgagagcttttaatatatatgtgtgtgtatatatatgtgtgtatatatatatgaatttgaAGAGTACAACAGCAACAcggatatcaataaaatataatattaaaataaattaaacataatatatataaatatataaaataaaataaataacaaaagtaaataataacaaattatggatttctctactttcttcaaattttttagaatttgtcCAATGTGTAtctttcaaaacccaccaaatgtcactatttatagccAATTTAGCAAGTAGGAGATAACATAGACACTAATAATGAGCAATTACCAGACACATGGTCAATCTAATGAaaatctattttctataatacttataataccCAAGAAatcctaatgaaagaaaaataatacatatttcatataatttaatactcttaaaaagaattTAGCATATTTACTCCTCTCatagaaacatcacttgagatctccaAGTCCAAAGGTTGTTGTAGGTAATGACTTTGTAAATATATCCGCCAAATTAtcctttgaacaaatttgttgtatagtgatcatcattttctttaaatCACAAGTGTAGAAAAACTTCGATGAAAtatactttgttttattttctttaatatatcctcctttgatttggaatATGCATGTTATATTGTATTCGTATAACATTGTTGGAAAATTTTTACTAAAAcacaaaccacatgttccatgaatgtgttgagtcattgatcatagacatacacattctcgactaacCTCGTAAATTGCAAGAATTTGAGGAAGTGGCTATTATGGTTTGTTTCACCGACCGTCATGATATAACAGTTCCTCcatatgtgaatagataacctgtttcaaatctagctttgtgtggatcggATAAATATACAGAATTTGCATAATCAACCAGATttcgatttatttgaataaaacaaaccataTCAATTAttcctcggagataacggagtatatgcttaattctgtTTCAACGTCTTTtagttggagaagaactatatcttgctaataaatttactgaaaaatgcaatatttggtcttgtattattagcaagatataagtacaccaattgcactaagatatggtactttaggaCTAGGAAGTTCTTCATTAGTATcttgaggtcgaaatatatcttccctcacatctaatgaacaaatttccattggaatgttcaatggatgtgctttgtccatataaaatattttcaaaacttttcttgATAAGTTGACTGATAAACAAATAtctctgctaaatgctcaatttgcaagtcaaggaaaaattttgtttttccgagatctttcatctcaaattcttaagatattctattgtctttgaaagctCTTGAGGAGTTCtaatcaacatatacagttataataataaatcctgactgtgatttttttataaaaacacatagatatattggattgttttgatatccttctttcaataaatatccattgTACCACATTTGTCTTGATTGTTGCGATCtctaactttattgaatacaatttctagaaatttgatttatatgttttagtgAAATCGAAAAATGTGGTTCAGTCCGAtttgaaaaaattttgaaaccgaatttaaaaccgaaccgaatcatgtttaactatatatatatatatttcaaaaaagaaaaaagagaaaatccgaatttaaaaccaaaccatttttaatttgaaaaacataACCGAATTTAAAgtcgaaccgaaccgaaccgaaccgtttttaatttttaaaaacatagattttttaaaaataccaaaactaaatttaaaatcgaACTGAACAACATATATGTGGTTCAATTCAGTTCGATTTGCATCAATTAATTGGTTCGATTTGGTTCCACATATTAGAAAAAATCGGTTCGATTTGATTTTCACaccaaattaaatcaaatcgaACCGTTTCCACCCCTAATCTAGATACATAGTCCCTCAACGATGAAATTTATGAGGCCTTAATCAAATTATATAAACTATTTATTAGgttttatcaaaattatttttaaaacatttcgGGTGGATGATCGAATCTTTAACCTTGAGGTTGATAATACATACTTGATGATATTTTATCCAAATGAAATTCTAGCTTTTGAATTAAACTATAAagtgattaaattttttttctctccaaaatcataagaacaaatttataatttaaccaatcTTCTTTTTATAATAGAACTGTaccttttagaaaaaaaagaaagtgggtgaacaaaaaaaattataattacattttttttctagataagaagagaacaagaaaaagaaaaattatcaaatatgtttgattttaaattttttaaaagcaaaaacaaGAAACGAGAGCATTACTAGTCTAAAATAAatgacaatatatatatatatatatatatatatataatgatttCTTATGCtcactaatttaatttaaagaagaaactaatttgaagtaattttaaaataaggtGAGCAAATATATAAGGCAAGAAAGAAGGATAATACTGAGTATTTATGTAAAGTCAAAGAAAATAGTTTATAACAAATTGAGAATAAAAAGCTTTtgtaaaatagtttgttaattATAAAAAAGTACGTATGAGAAAATGACTGAAACAAGGCTAGGAAAAGAGTTTACGAGAGATTGATATTTGTaagtaaattattattattattattaggtcATAAAAGCTTGATTGTAGTTAGGAGTGTTCGTGAATTAGGTTAGATTGGTTGAATTTTTCGGgttatcgatttttttttaacacctCTAATAGTAGTGACTGAAAATTAttggttatttattaattaaatataataattcgaacgaaaatttgaatttcaaatcttttggttAATGATATATGTCTTAATCAGTTAAATTaggatttaatttatatatatatttatataatttaatttggttgactatgtttttcttgatttttttaaaccaaACATCCAAAAGAATTTTTCCTAAACGAGTATATTGTAGCATTATTGGGATTGGGTGGTTgtaatcacattatattttaAGAGTTATAATTCATAGATCGTAAGCAAACCAAATGGATGGATCTTTATACCAATCTTTTACCCATTTATAGTCACTCTAACACAAAAGAAGCtatatttttactttaaaaGTAAGACTACAAAATTTTGTGCATTTGCTTCTTTACTTGAAACAAAATAAACTCAAGAATAATACGatagaattttgagatttttgaTGTCTAGATCCTAAAACAATCAATGAAAACTAACCGTTGCTGACAAGTTACGTCACATAACACTCTACCACCTAAAACTTTTTATCGCGTTGGGATGTCTCATCCATCGCATAATAGTTGGAGTCCTAACACGATGTTCATTTCATtcgttttcttttaattatccGTTGACCAATGGGATCGTGGGTACCCTCCCACCACAATAAGATAGCATAGTCTTATTACAATGtctaaaatatacaaaagagaTATTCTTTTGGgattctatttaatttaaactaGTCGTAATGACAATTTAAACTAATTATGTCCCCATCAGAAAA comes from Benincasa hispida cultivar B227 chromosome 2, ASM972705v1, whole genome shotgun sequence and encodes:
- the LOC120071515 gene encoding putative clathrin assembly protein At2g25430 — protein: MAQSTIRKAIGVMKDQTTISIAKVAGNMTPELDVLVVKATSHDEDPADDRYIREIVNLCSNYSNGYVNACVVTISRRLSKTRDWIVALKSLIVVHRILIDGHPSFGEEIVYATRKGMRVLNLSGFRDEAHSNSWDHSSFLRFYALYLDELIENLVLEKRLKGGDESCYRSRKQSPWRSMRPERVVEELNQLLRMLDRVLACRPAGMAKNSRLVITALNLIIKESFGLYVEICDALGVLLDHFKEMEYVDCLRAFDVCANAAKNINDLVEFYGWCKDVGIARSSEYPEVQMITHNLLITLGGFLKEMSRRPKDFDEMRTEEEMKPLPVNESGYDMNEIKALPLLENCAPVPQSILRTQSPKEDLVNLREDGVSADEQGNKLALALFSGPPITNPNGSWETFSSNHEPEVSSAWQTPAAEFGKPDWELTLVETASHLSKQKPDMGGCFDPLLLNGMYDQETVRRHVNAVQFGGSSSSVAVALQGQGNAAAQVLALPAPDGTAEPIGYRDPFAASLTVPPPSYVQIAEMEKKQELLTQEQLLWKQYGRDGMQGQGGLGKLGGGSAYVDLNPQQIMPHGSAYYYASF